In one Apium graveolens cultivar Ventura unplaced genomic scaffold, ASM990537v1 ctg3109, whole genome shotgun sequence genomic region, the following are encoded:
- the LOC141700941 gene encoding uncharacterized protein LOC141700941: MGRHVFLRIVDALSCFDPYFQQMVDALGRKGLSPLQKCIVVIRMSAYGVSADAVDDYIRIGESTIIECLKKFVTDVKLVFENEYLRKPNLNDVRRLLEMGEARGFPGMMGSIDFAKSNNDINILDRSHYSMKCLKVVPLSEKRKLFSKYQEGQRKDIARAFGVLQSRFAIIRGPARFWDKGDLARIMRVCIILQNMIVEDERDTYATIFGPLPSYDDTTNGISQPNIGEESFVPHENYIQRIIQIRDR, encoded by the exons ATGGGGAGACATGTATTTCTTCGCATTGTAGATGCTCTCTCCTGTTTTGATCCATATTTCCAACAAATGGTTGATGCATTGGGAAGAAAAGGCTTATCACCTCTACAGAAATGCATTGTTGTCATACGTATGTCGGCATATGGAGTCTCCGCCGATGCTGTTGATGACTATATCCGAATTGGTGAATCAACCATCATTGAATGCTTGAAAAAGTTTGTCACTGATGTTAAATTGGTGTTTGAAAATGAATACTTGCGAAAACCAAATTTAAATGATGTTCGACGTTTATTAGAGATGGGAGAGGCCCGTGGGTTTCCCGGTATGATGGGTAGTATTGATT TTGCTAAGTCTAACAATGATATAAATATTTTAGACCGATCACATTATTCGATGAAGTGCTTGAAGGTCGTGCCCCTGAG CGAAAAGAGGAAGTTATTTTCCAAATATCAAGAAGGTCAGCGAAAAGATATTGCACGAGCATTTGGTGTATTGCAGTCTCGTTTTGCAATTATACGTGGCCCTGCACGATTCTGGGATAAAGGAGATCTTGCTAGAATAATGAGAGTATGCATCATACTACAAAATATGATTGTCGAAGATGAAAGAGACACATATGCTACTATATTTGGTCCGCTACCATCCTACGATGACACAACAAATGGAATATCGCAACCAAATATAGGCGAGGAGTCTTTTGTTCCGCATGAAAACTATATCCAAAGAATTATCCAGATTCGTGATCGATAA